The following are encoded together in the Candidatus Methylomirabilis oxygeniifera genome:
- a CDS encoding protein of unknown function (Evidence 5 : No homology to any previously reported sequences): MRPAKRSGKRKNDNAGTSPMRRLYRLSPAERSAIRDQIAAELLHYTDVLFAYVYGSFLKSEAFHNVDIGVYLSTSHFNNAMTANLSAHLSTKVTLPVNVRTLNTAPISFRLYVLRGECLFSRDDNLRTGIMEDTMGRYLHNISPRRHTTKEAFGDGESDDSIQGSLRTDDKSHD, from the coding sequence GTGCGACCTGCCAAGAGGAGTGGGAAGCGGAAAAACGATAATGCGGGGACGAGTCCGATGAGACGGCTCTACCGACTGAGCCCTGCTGAACGCAGTGCTATTCGGGATCAGATTGCCGCCGAGTTACTACATTACACCGACGTACTTTTCGCCTACGTTTACGGCTCGTTTCTCAAATCTGAAGCATTTCACAACGTTGATATCGGCGTCTACCTGTCTACCAGCCACTTCAACAATGCCATGACTGCGAATCTGTCGGCCCATCTGAGCACCAAGGTCACACTTCCAGTCAATGTCCGCACCCTCAATACGGCGCCGATTTCCTTCCGCCTCTACGTCTTACGTGGTGAGTGTCTGTTCAGTCGCGACGACAACCTCCGTACCGGTATCATGGAGGACACCATGGGGCGCTATTTACACAACATCTCCCCGCGTCGCCACACCACCAAGGAAGCCTTCGGGGATGGCGAATCTGACGACTCGATCCAGGGCTCCCTGAGAACGGACGACAAGAGCCATGACTAA
- a CDS encoding putative DNA-binding protein (Evidence 3 : Function proposed based on presence of conserved amino acid motif, structural feature or limited homology; Product type pr : putative regulator): protein MDQRNQTETDSEDRSSQLLGLLTERRERLAARIRQALHERREESQMRDAPGSHGWGAAPEGNISLAMVAQQQQQLQAIEVAIQRHKAGTYGRCAGCGDEIPLPRLQALPFAQRCATCQEEWEAEKR, encoded by the coding sequence GTGGACCAGCGTAATCAGACAGAGACCGACTCAGAGGATAGAAGTTCGCAGCTCCTGGGGTTGCTGACCGAACGGCGTGAGCGACTGGCCGCGCGGATCCGTCAGGCGCTTCACGAGCGGCGTGAGGAGTCTCAGATGCGGGATGCGCCGGGCTCTCACGGCTGGGGCGCGGCGCCGGAGGGCAACATCAGCCTGGCCATGGTGGCGCAGCAGCAACAACAGCTTCAGGCGATCGAGGTGGCCATCCAGCGCCACAAGGCCGGGACGTACGGCCGCTGTGCCGGATGCGGCGACGAGATCCCGTTACCCCGCCTGCAGGCCCTACCCTTCGCCCAGCGGTGTGCGACCTGCCAAGAGGAGTGGGAAGCGGAAAAACGATAA
- a CDS encoding Helicase, RecD/TraA family, translating into MPARSYDTLQGTLERITYVNEENHYVVARLQVSGRRDLATIVGNLPTVTPGETLKLTGEWIQHNRYGEQFKVEAFETISPATLTGIEKYLGSGLIKGIGPIFAKRLVEVFGIDTLRIIEEEPSRLLTVDGIGEVRLQRIRTAWEEQKEIREVMVFLQGHGVSSAYAAKIFKAYGKSSIAVVQENPYRLAKDIYGIGFKTADRIAQAIGIEPHSPLRVEAGVIHVLNELAGEGHVYYPLDGLTKASAGILEVDEELVTQAVERLRREERVVCLPVLRTQTDEPEPQGVAAYLASLYAAEEGVARRLQVLTEGGELPADIDIERAILWAEQVNRLHLAEQQREAIRAALIRKLLVITGGPGTGKTTILRCILQILEKKHRRMLLCSPTGRAAKRMSEATGREAKTIHRLLEFSPKDGRFKRDQHRPLDADLVIVDEASMIDIVLMNSLLKAIPPAAGLILVGDVDQLPSVGPGAVLRDIIASGLVQVIRLSEIFRQARESQIVVNAHRINRGEMPFCTDWEAQEHGDCYLLAKQDALEVQAAILELAARGLPSRHRVDTLEELQILSPMQKGPIGAMQLNQALQALLNPSGPELLRAGRLYRRGDRVMQIRNNYDKDVYNGDIGRIVTLNLEDREVTVRFDDRHVTYDFNELDELVLAYAVTIHKSQGSEYPVVVIPMHTAHYVMLQRNLLYTAITRGRRLVVLVGTKKAIAIAVKNQKIQLRYTGLVARLQKGLSACNAETESRELSLQLAE; encoded by the coding sequence ATGCCTGCGCGATCATACGACACGCTCCAGGGAACGCTGGAGCGAATCACGTACGTCAACGAAGAGAACCACTATGTGGTGGCCAGGCTCCAGGTATCCGGACGCCGGGACCTGGCCACCATTGTAGGCAACCTGCCGACCGTCACGCCGGGCGAGACTCTCAAGCTGACCGGCGAGTGGATCCAGCACAACCGATACGGCGAACAGTTCAAGGTCGAAGCCTTCGAAACCATCTCCCCCGCCACGCTCACCGGTATCGAGAAGTATCTGGGCTCCGGCCTCATCAAGGGGATCGGCCCGATCTTTGCCAAAAGGCTGGTGGAGGTCTTCGGTATCGACACCCTGCGTATTATCGAGGAGGAGCCCTCCCGCCTGCTCACGGTGGATGGGATCGGCGAGGTTCGACTTCAGCGGATCCGGACCGCCTGGGAGGAGCAGAAAGAGATCCGGGAGGTGATGGTCTTTCTGCAGGGCCATGGCGTCTCCTCCGCCTATGCCGCCAAGATCTTCAAAGCCTACGGAAAATCCTCCATCGCTGTTGTCCAGGAAAACCCCTACCGGCTGGCCAAGGACATCTATGGGATCGGCTTCAAGACCGCCGACCGGATCGCCCAGGCGATCGGGATTGAGCCGCATTCGCCGCTGCGGGTGGAGGCCGGGGTCATCCATGTCCTGAACGAGCTGGCCGGGGAGGGCCACGTCTACTACCCCCTTGACGGCCTCACGAAAGCGAGCGCCGGTATTCTGGAGGTCGACGAGGAGCTGGTGACCCAGGCCGTTGAACGGCTTCGACGCGAGGAACGGGTGGTCTGCCTGCCTGTGCTTCGTACACAGACGGATGAGCCTGAACCGCAAGGGGTGGCGGCCTACCTCGCCTCGCTGTATGCGGCGGAGGAAGGGGTCGCCCGGCGCCTGCAGGTCCTGACTGAAGGGGGCGAGCTCCCCGCAGACATCGACATCGAACGCGCCATTCTCTGGGCGGAGCAGGTGAACAGGCTACACTTGGCGGAACAACAGAGGGAGGCGATCCGTGCGGCCCTCATACGCAAGCTGTTGGTCATCACCGGCGGCCCTGGTACCGGCAAGACGACCATCCTGCGGTGCATCCTGCAGATCCTGGAGAAAAAACACCGCCGGATGCTCCTCTGCTCTCCTACGGGGCGGGCAGCAAAGCGAATGAGCGAGGCCACGGGTCGGGAAGCCAAGACCATCCACCGCCTCCTGGAGTTCAGTCCTAAGGATGGTCGGTTCAAGCGAGACCAGCACAGACCGTTGGATGCCGATCTGGTGATCGTGGACGAGGCCTCGATGATCGACATCGTGCTGATGAACTCCCTTCTGAAGGCCATCCCGCCGGCTGCCGGTCTGATTCTGGTGGGTGATGTGGACCAGCTCCCATCGGTAGGGCCGGGCGCGGTGCTGCGCGACATCATTGCGTCGGGCCTTGTGCAGGTCATCCGACTATCCGAGATCTTCCGGCAGGCCAGGGAGAGCCAGATTGTGGTCAATGCCCACCGGATCAATCGGGGGGAGATGCCGTTCTGCACGGATTGGGAGGCGCAGGAGCACGGCGACTGTTACCTGCTCGCCAAACAAGACGCGCTGGAGGTCCAGGCGGCGATCCTGGAGCTGGCGGCGCGGGGGCTGCCTTCACGGCATCGCGTCGATACGCTGGAGGAGTTACAGATCCTGAGCCCGATGCAGAAAGGGCCGATCGGCGCCATGCAACTGAATCAGGCGCTGCAGGCGCTCCTAAACCCGTCAGGGCCGGAGCTGCTTCGCGCCGGTCGCCTCTACCGGCGTGGGGATCGCGTGATGCAGATCAGGAATAACTACGACAAGGACGTCTATAACGGCGACATCGGCCGGATCGTCACGCTCAACCTGGAAGACCGCGAGGTCACTGTCCGGTTTGACGATCGCCACGTCACCTACGACTTCAACGAGCTGGATGAACTGGTGCTCGCCTACGCTGTTACCATCCACAAGAGCCAGGGCAGTGAGTATCCGGTCGTCGTCATCCCGATGCACACGGCGCACTACGTCATGCTTCAGCGAAACCTCCTGTACACCGCCATTACGCGAGGCAGACGCCTGGTCGTCCTGGTAGGCACCAAAAAGGCGATCGCCATCGCCGTGAAGAATCAGAAGATCCAGCTTCGCTACACCGGCCTCGTAGCTCGACTGCAAAAGGGCCTGTCTGCGTGCAACGCAGAGACGGAAAGCCGGGAACTGTCACTCCAGCTTGCCGAATGA
- a CDS encoding conserved protein of unknown function (Evidence 4 : Homologs of previously reported genes of unknown function) — translation MSLFWDDTYEIAAALIQSHPEQDPLEVPFTTLHKWITELAEFDDDPNSASEAKLEAIQMAWYEEATG, via the coding sequence ATGAGCCTCTTCTGGGACGACACGTACGAGATCGCGGCGGCCCTGATTCAGTCGCATCCTGAGCAGGATCCTCTGGAGGTGCCGTTCACCACTCTGCACAAGTGGATCACTGAGCTTGCGGAGTTCGACGACGACCCCAACAGCGCTTCGGAGGCCAAGTTGGAGGCGATTCAGATGGCCTGGTACGAGGAGGCGACAGGCTAA
- a CDS encoding Superoxide dismutase, translated as MAYEARNYEQLLGIEGLSDPLMKNHFTLYQGYVANTNKLADALCQMLKDGKTAAPEYAELKRRFGWEFNGMRLHEYYFGNMVKGGRGLDPASDLCQKLTADFGSYDNWQKDFKGSGAMRGIGWVVLYLDPVANRMCNAWIGEHDTGHLSGGVPLLIMDVFEHAFMIDYGLKRADYIEAFFKGIDWSAVTARYANAPQVNL; from the coding sequence ATGGCTTACGAGGCAAGAAATTACGAGCAGTTGCTGGGAATCGAGGGATTGAGCGATCCGCTCATGAAAAATCATTTTACGCTCTACCAGGGGTATGTCGCCAATACGAATAAGCTGGCCGACGCGCTGTGTCAGATGCTGAAAGACGGCAAGACCGCCGCGCCGGAATACGCAGAGTTGAAGCGGCGATTCGGCTGGGAATTTAATGGAATGCGCTTGCATGAGTACTATTTTGGGAATATGGTGAAAGGCGGGAGAGGCTTGGATCCGGCCTCAGACCTCTGTCAGAAACTTACAGCAGACTTCGGCTCATACGACAATTGGCAGAAGGACTTCAAGGGATCGGGAGCCATGCGGGGGATCGGTTGGGTGGTCTTATACCTGGACCCGGTCGCCAATCGGATGTGCAATGCCTGGATCGGTGAACATGACACCGGGCACCTGTCCGGAGGCGTACCGTTGCTGATTATGGATGTGTTTGAACATGCCTTTATGATCGACTACGGGCTCAAGCGGGCCGATTACATCGAAGCCTTCTTTAAGGGCATCGATTGGTCGGCTGTGACGGCGCGGTACGCTAATGCACCACAAGTCAACTTGTAG
- the recQ gene encoding ATP-dependent DNA helicase RecQ (Evidence 2a : Function of homologous gene experimentally demonstrated in an other organism; PubMedId : 3027506; Product type e : enzyme) yields the protein MENIRHTVKRVWGYDALLPLQEEAIGAVLARRDSIVILPTGGGKSLCYQAPAAAMGKLAVVVSPLIALMKDQVDGLTTAGVPAAFLNSSLTPNERRLVEGNVANGRYHLLYVAPERLVFPPCLRLLKQAGVAFFAIDEAHCISQWGHDFRPEYRQLKVVREAFPDVAIHAFTATATPRVRADIATELALREPEILVGSFDRPNLVYRVRRRTDRLQQVTEALERHRGTAGIIYCIRRAEVDQLTDALRRRGYRAVAYHAGLADAERRRTQDDFIAERADVVVATVAFGMGIDRSDVRYVIHAGMPKSIEHYQQEAGRAGRDGLPSECLLLYSGGDFGLWRSILMAEGLPAPGALPKLSEMYNYCQGAACRHRFLVNYFGQAYRTDTCGACDICLGEVAVEDGSATLARQILACVTEMGERFGADYVTDVLRGAETARIARMRHSRLDTYGVLRQYPKATVRNWIEQLEGQEFLARGEGEYPTLDVTAQGHRVLRGEDEAPLLRTVGRPSREAPSRLARRAVSPGLDRTSDEDLFETLRVLRRTMAQERGIPPYLIFSDASLREMAQERPTTEDAFLQIKGVGQRKLQDLGQRFLACIRQHEAASTGGTSPAPPITRSPTTRD from the coding sequence GTGGAGAACATCAGGCACACCGTAAAGCGCGTGTGGGGCTACGACGCGCTCCTTCCATTGCAGGAAGAGGCCATAGGGGCCGTACTGGCGCGGCGGGACTCCATCGTCATCCTACCGACGGGAGGCGGAAAGTCGCTCTGCTATCAGGCGCCTGCGGCGGCGATGGGGAAGCTGGCCGTGGTGGTGTCGCCCCTCATTGCCCTCATGAAGGACCAGGTGGACGGACTCACGACCGCCGGGGTACCGGCCGCCTTCCTGAACAGCAGCCTGACGCCGAACGAGCGACGGCTGGTGGAAGGGAACGTGGCCAACGGGCGGTATCACCTCCTGTACGTGGCCCCAGAGCGGCTGGTGTTTCCTCCCTGCCTGAGGTTGCTGAAGCAAGCCGGAGTGGCATTCTTCGCGATCGACGAGGCGCACTGTATCAGCCAGTGGGGGCACGACTTCCGGCCGGAGTATCGGCAGCTCAAGGTGGTACGAGAGGCCTTTCCGGATGTGGCCATCCATGCCTTCACCGCCACGGCCACGCCACGAGTGCGGGCGGACATCGCCACGGAGTTGGCGCTGCGGGAACCCGAGATCCTGGTTGGGAGTTTCGACCGCCCGAACCTGGTCTACCGCGTGCGCCGGCGCACGGATCGGCTGCAACAGGTCACGGAAGCGTTGGAGCGGCACCGGGGAACGGCCGGGATCATCTACTGCATCCGCCGGGCAGAGGTGGACCAGCTCACCGATGCGTTGCGACGGCGGGGATATCGGGCAGTGGCGTATCACGCCGGGTTGGCCGACGCCGAACGACGGCGCACCCAGGACGACTTCATTGCGGAACGGGCGGATGTCGTGGTGGCCACGGTGGCGTTCGGGATGGGCATTGACCGGTCCGACGTGCGCTACGTCATCCACGCCGGAATGCCCAAGTCCATCGAGCACTACCAGCAGGAGGCGGGCCGGGCCGGGCGCGACGGTCTGCCGTCGGAGTGCCTGCTGCTCTACTCCGGCGGCGACTTCGGCCTGTGGCGGTCCATCCTGATGGCGGAGGGGCTGCCGGCGCCTGGCGCCCTGCCGAAGCTCAGTGAGATGTACAACTACTGCCAGGGCGCCGCCTGTCGGCACCGCTTTCTCGTGAACTACTTCGGCCAGGCATACCGCACGGACACGTGCGGGGCCTGCGATATCTGCCTCGGCGAGGTAGCCGTTGAGGACGGCTCGGCGACGCTGGCGCGACAGATCCTCGCCTGCGTTACAGAGATGGGAGAGCGATTCGGCGCCGACTACGTGACGGACGTCCTGCGTGGGGCCGAAACCGCCCGGATCGCGAGGATGCGTCACAGTCGGCTGGATACCTACGGCGTGCTGCGACAGTATCCGAAGGCGACGGTGCGGAACTGGATTGAGCAACTCGAGGGACAGGAGTTTCTCGCACGTGGCGAGGGCGAGTACCCGACACTCGACGTAACCGCACAGGGTCATCGGGTCCTTCGGGGAGAAGATGAAGCGCCGCTTCTCCGGACGGTCGGCAGACCCTCGCGTGAGGCGCCGTCCAGGCTCGCGCGCCGGGCCGTGTCGCCGGGCCTGGACCGAACGAGCGATGAGGACCTGTTCGAGACGCTCCGCGTCCTCCGTCGAACCATGGCCCAAGAGCGGGGCATCCCACCCTACCTCATCTTCAGCGACGCCAGCCTGCGTGAGATGGCGCAAGAACGCCCCACCACCGAGGACGCCTTCCTGCAGATCAAGGGGGTCGGCCAGCGCAAACTCCAGGATCTCGGCCAGCGCTTTCTGGCCTGCATCCGTCAGCATGAAGCCGCCTCCACAGGCGGCACTTCGCCCGCGCCCCCCATCACCCGCTCGCCTACTACGCGGGACTGA
- a CDS encoding protein of unknown function (Evidence 5 : No homology to any previously reported sequences), which translates to MTNSRQAADNEPPVDPTSTKLFTIGRVRCLYQNPFYNDRPLSGLRCESILGGTLQVDVKGPLCLP; encoded by the coding sequence ATGACGAACTCGCGGCAAGCCGCGGACAATGAACCTCCAGTAGATCCAACGAGCACAAAACTCTTTACTATAGGACGGGTCAGATGTTTATACCAGAATCCTTTTTATAATGACAGGCCACTGAGCGGGTTGCGCTGTGAATCCATTCTCGGGGGGACGCTTCAGGTTGACGTGAAGGGACCTTTGTGTCTACCATAA
- a CDS encoding conserved protein of unknown function (Evidence 4 : Homologs of previously reported genes of unknown function): MLTITESAKKKILELMEAEGQPGIGVRVVVTGGGPGSFRYGLGFMAEKDKGADDTVIDADGFKVYVDAESAPKLQGATVDFIEGVNQSGFKIDNPNSGWTDPVAAAVQRVIDARINPGVAAHGGYVTLLDVKDGIAYITFGGGCHGCGMADVTLKQGVAVEIQKAVPEIHQVLDTTDHAGGTNPYYQAPKGGDSPLV; this comes from the coding sequence ATGCTCACGATTACTGAATCGGCAAAAAAGAAGATCCTTGAGCTGATGGAGGCCGAGGGCCAGCCAGGTATAGGGGTGCGTGTCGTGGTGACAGGGGGAGGCCCTGGAAGCTTTCGCTATGGACTAGGGTTTATGGCCGAAAAGGACAAAGGGGCGGACGATACGGTGATCGACGCTGACGGCTTCAAGGTCTACGTCGATGCTGAGAGCGCGCCCAAACTCCAGGGCGCTACCGTAGACTTCATCGAGGGGGTCAACCAGAGCGGTTTCAAGATCGACAATCCGAACTCCGGGTGGACGGACCCTGTCGCGGCGGCTGTCCAGCGGGTGATCGACGCCCGGATCAATCCTGGCGTGGCGGCTCACGGCGGATACGTGACACTGCTGGACGTCAAGGATGGCATCGCCTACATTACGTTCGGAGGCGGGTGCCACGGCTGCGGGATGGCCGATGTGACACTGAAGCAGGGGGTCGCTGTGGAGATCCAGAAGGCGGTCCCGGAGATCCACCAGGTCCTCGATACGACCGACCATGCGGGCGGCACCAACCCGTATTACCAGGCGCCCAAGGGTGGCGACTCTCCCCTGGTCTAA
- a CDS encoding conserved protein of unknown function (Evidence 4 : Homologs of previously reported genes of unknown function), which produces MKVDLTSLMAELKEGLQTLYGDRLKGLYLFGSYARHEADEESDVDVLVVLDRVDNYSQEIDRTGQMVSVLSLEHGVTISRVFATEQRWLEDQTMFFLNVREEAVPV; this is translated from the coding sequence ATGAAGGTCGATCTAACATCACTCATGGCGGAGTTAAAGGAAGGGCTCCAGACGCTCTACGGCGATCGCCTGAAGGGCCTGTATCTGTTCGGCTCCTATGCTCGCCATGAGGCTGATGAAGAGTCCGATGTGGATGTGCTGGTCGTCCTGGATCGCGTAGACAACTATTCCCAGGAAATCGATCGGACCGGCCAAATGGTTTCGGTCCTCTCCTTGGAGCACGGGGTCACTATCAGCCGGGTCTTCGCGACTGAGCAGCGGTGGTTAGAAGATCAGACGATGTTCTTCTTGAATGTCCGGGAAGAGGCCGTCCCGGTATGA
- a CDS encoding conserved protein of unknown function (Evidence 4 : Homologs of previously reported genes of unknown function) — protein MRTGPITASQGSAVARRVPARPWPGTARPAEPQRVVPAVPPDPEVPTKPARRRFTAAEKLRILRLADACTVSGSLGALLRKEGLYSSNLTTWRRQRDAGTLSALTPQKRGRKPSIRSPLAQEHEQLRRENERLTRRLRQAELIIDVQKKVSQILGIPLATSEAGGSD, from the coding sequence ATGAGAACTGGACCGATCACAGCTTCCCAGGGCAGCGCAGTCGCCCGCCGAGTCCCCGCACGTCCGTGGCCTGGCACCGCACGCCCCGCCGAGCCGCAGCGGGTGGTCCCAGCAGTCCCACCCGATCCCGAGGTGCCCACAAAGCCGGCACGACGACGGTTCACCGCAGCCGAGAAGCTCCGCATCTTGAGACTCGCCGATGCCTGCACGGTGTCGGGGAGCCTGGGGGCGCTCTTACGCAAGGAGGGGCTGTACTCGTCGAACCTCACCACCTGGCGCCGACAGCGGGACGCGGGCACCCTGTCCGCCCTCACGCCCCAGAAGCGGGGCCGCAAACCGTCGATCCGCAGTCCACTCGCCCAGGAGCATGAGCAGCTTCGTCGGGAGAACGAACGGCTGACGCGGCGGCTCCGACAGGCCGAGCTCATCATTGATGTTCAAAAAAAAGTTTCGCAGATCCTGGGGATCCCCCTGGCGACCTCCGAGGCAGGAGGCAGCGACTGA
- a CDS encoding Integrase, catalytic region, whose amino-acid sequence MGAAQTLASEVGIKPACDAFGTSRAGFYRAQTRTHAPMVEPTRRPSPPRALSADERQGVLDLLHADRFADQAPHEVYATLLDEGDYRCSIRTMYRLLNDHTEVKERRNQLRHPVYQKPELLATAPNQVWSWDITKLLSPVTWSYFYLYVILDIFSRYVVGWMVALAESAALAERLIRETCAKQGIDKGQLTIHADRGSSMTSKPVAFLLADLGVTKTHSRPHTSDDNPYSESQFKTLKYRPDFPERFGCIEDARGFCQDFFTWYNTAHRHTGIGLLTPEVLHYGLADEVRAARAAILQAAYETHPERFVRKVPVPPALPEAAWINKPKPMDTER is encoded by the coding sequence ATGGGCGCCGCGCAGACTCTGGCCTCCGAGGTAGGGATCAAACCGGCCTGCGACGCGTTCGGCACTTCTCGTGCCGGCTTCTACCGCGCCCAGACACGAACGCACGCTCCGATGGTGGAGCCAACGAGGCGCCCCAGCCCTCCACGGGCGCTGTCCGCCGATGAACGGCAGGGCGTGCTCGACCTGCTGCACGCCGACCGGTTTGCCGACCAGGCGCCCCATGAGGTCTATGCGACCCTCCTGGACGAAGGCGACTACCGCTGCTCCATCCGCACCATGTACCGACTCCTCAACGACCACACCGAGGTCAAAGAACGCCGGAACCAGTTGCGCCATCCGGTATATCAGAAACCGGAACTGCTGGCCACGGCCCCGAACCAGGTCTGGTCGTGGGACATTACGAAGCTCCTCAGCCCGGTGACGTGGTCCTACTTCTACCTCTATGTGATCCTGGACATTTTCAGCCGGTACGTCGTCGGCTGGATGGTCGCCTTGGCGGAATCGGCCGCCTTGGCCGAACGACTCATCCGTGAGACCTGCGCCAAACAGGGGATCGACAAAGGGCAGCTCACGATCCATGCGGACCGGGGCTCCTCCATGACCTCCAAGCCCGTGGCGTTCCTGTTGGCCGATCTGGGCGTCACCAAAACCCACAGCCGGCCGCATACGAGTGATGACAACCCGTACTCGGAAAGTCAGTTCAAGACCCTCAAGTACCGACCGGACTTCCCGGAACGGTTCGGGTGCATCGAGGATGCCCGGGGCTTCTGTCAGGACTTCTTCACCTGGTATAACACCGCGCATCGGCATACGGGCATTGGTCTCCTGACACCGGAGGTCCTGCACTACGGCTTGGCGGACGAGGTCCGCGCGGCTCGCGCCGCGATCCTGCAGGCCGCCTATGAAACCCATCCGGAGCGGTTCGTCCGCAAGGTGCCGGTTCCCCCGGCGCTTCCGGAGGCCGCGTGGATTAACAAACCGAAGCCGATGGATACCGAGCGATGA
- a CDS encoding protein of unknown function (Evidence 5 : No homology to any previously reported sequences), with amino-acid sequence MLHAAQALLREHDLRYRKHTSVHAAFGQHFAKTGRLDPKFHGWLLDAFDDRTHGDYDADVSFDRESIAMRIEQAREFLAIARQCLEGST; translated from the coding sequence ATGTTGCACGCGGCTCAGGCTTTGCTGCGAGAGCATGACCTGAGGTATCGCAAACACACGAGCGTACACGCAGCATTCGGGCAGCACTTTGCCAAGACTGGCCGACTCGATCCAAAATTTCACGGTTGGCTGCTGGATGCCTTTGATGACCGGACCCATGGTGACTACGATGCCGATGTTTCGTTCGATCGGGAGTCCATCGCAATGCGGATCGAGCAGGCCAGAGAGTTTCTGGCAATCGCCAGGCAGTGCCTGGAAGGGAGCACATGA
- a CDS encoding protein of unknown function (Evidence 5 : No homology to any previously reported sequences), producing the protein MRYPESLLGSLRGTQSEAKGTEAIWPKGSSRVQGGISQKIASALPRNDTACRIAALPSVARNDSNRRRRYWLIPTGIWVAAAILTMDFRAADGHQILELEETYIQGVFSPNFTPPPAGTYDLPIIMRVPPVILIDTAGRRVNTASLMHGKVAVVSFIYTACSDRLGCPLAGMALRELQALLRREGLQDQAVLVSISLDPGQDTPKQLAKYGRVFGAEPSLWHLLTAPSEQALRTVLESYGQDRVKVYDESGRFTGRYRHVLKVFLLDQAGNVRNIYSAGSLVPQIMVNDIKTVLATSTADRPN; encoded by the coding sequence ATGCGTTACCCGGAAAGTCTCTTGGGGTCATTGCGAGGGACCCAGAGCGAAGCAAAGGGGACCGAAGCAATCTGGCCCAAAGGGTCATCCCGAGTGCAAGGAGGGATCTCGCAGAAGATTGCTTCGGCTTTGCCTCGCAACGACACTGCGTGTCGGATTGCCGCGCTCCCTTCGGTCGCTCGCAATGACAGCAACCGGCGCAGGCGGTACTGGTTGATACCGACTGGTATCTGGGTTGCGGCAGCCATTCTCACGATGGATTTCCGCGCAGCCGACGGTCACCAAATCCTGGAATTGGAGGAGACGTATATTCAGGGCGTCTTCTCGCCCAACTTTACCCCGCCGCCCGCCGGTACTTACGATCTACCGATTATCATGCGCGTGCCGCCGGTCATCCTGATCGATACCGCCGGGCGGCGTGTCAACACGGCGTCCCTTATGCACGGCAAGGTGGCGGTCGTCAGCTTCATCTATACGGCCTGCTCCGACCGGCTCGGTTGCCCTCTGGCCGGCATGGCGCTTCGGGAGCTTCAGGCGCTGCTGCGACGCGAGGGTCTCCAGGACCAGGCCGTGCTTGTTTCTATCAGCCTGGATCCCGGGCAGGATACGCCAAAACAGCTTGCGAAATACGGACGGGTCTTCGGGGCGGAGCCATCGCTGTGGCATCTACTGACTGCGCCTTCAGAACAGGCGCTCCGGACAGTGCTGGAAAGTTACGGGCAGGATCGGGTGAAGGTCTACGATGAGAGCGGCCGTTTCACCGGCCGATACCGTCACGTCCTCAAGGTCTTCCTGCTGGACCAGGCTGGGAATGTGCGCAACATCTACAGCGCAGGGTCGCTGGTACCACAGATCATGGTGAACGACATCAAAACGGTGCTGGCCACCTCGACCGCCGACCGACCCAATTAA